The Urbifossiella limnaea nucleotide sequence GACCGCGTGCGCCCTCGTCGGGGCTGCGGTCGCCGCCCGCACCACCAAGCCGATCCTGTCCAACGTCAAGGCTACCGCCCAGGGCGACGGTCTCACGCTCGTCGCCACCGACACCGAGGTGGGCATCCGCTACGAGCTCCGCGGCATCCTCGTCGGCCGGCCCGGCTCGGCCATCCTCCCCATCGCCCAGCTCACGCAAATCCTCCGCGAGAGTAGCGACGACGACATCAGCCTCGACGCCGACGACAACCGGACGAAGGTGAAGACGGGCACCAGCCGCTTCGAGATGCACGGCTACCCCGTCGAGGAGTTCCCCGACCTGCCCACGTTCGACGACGGCGGCCGCTACCACGAGGTGACCGCCGGCGTGCTGCGGACGATGATCCGCCGCACCGCCTTCGCCGCGGACAAGAAGGACAGCACCCGCTTCGCCCTGAGCGGCGTTCTGTGGGAGGCCGAAGGCAAGACCGCCCGGCTGGTCGCCACCGACAGCAAGCGGCTGGCAGTGTGCGAGGGGCCGGCGACGCTGTACGGCCCGGCCGAGGCCACGAAGGCGTCGCACCTCGTTCCCGCGAAGACGATGCAGCTGCTGGAGCGGAACCTGACCGACGACGGCGAGCTGGTGCGGGTGGGGCTGCGGGCGAACGAGGCGCTGTTCCAGACGGAGCGGGCCATGATCTACACCCGGCTCGTGGAGGGGCGCTACCCGCCGTACCGCGACATCATCGGGCAGACGAAGAAGGGGGCGCACGTGCGGGTGGTGCTGCCGGTGCCGGCGTTCATGTCGCGGGTGCGGCAGG carries:
- the dnaN gene encoding DNA polymerase III subunit beta translates to MKVTCQRDSLQTACALVGAAVAARTTKPILSNVKATAQGDGLTLVATDTEVGIRYELRGILVGRPGSAILPIAQLTQILRESSDDDISLDADDNRTKVKTGTSRFEMHGYPVEEFPDLPTFDDGGRYHEVTAGVLRTMIRRTAFAADKKDSTRFALSGVLWEAEGKTARLVATDSKRLAVCEGPATLYGPAEATKASHLVPAKTMQLLERNLTDDGELVRVGLRANEALFQTERAMIYTRLVEGRYPPYRDIIGQTKKGAHVRVVLPVPAFMSRVRQAAIMTDDESKRVDMTFEPGKVSMQARGADTGSSEVELPLPEYDGPEVRIAFDPQYLVEFLKALEGEPVVNLEMSDGSKPALFRCGDGYQYLVMPLAG